Below is a window of Gimesia chilikensis DNA.
CTGAGTGAGTGTGATGACGTTAACACGGTAGTAGAGGTCCTGACGGAACTCCCCTTTCGCCACCATCTCTTCCAGATCCTGGTTGGTGGCCAGAATCAGGCGGATGTCGACTGAGTGTGTTTTGGTATCGCCGACAGCTTCAAACTCGCGGTCCTGCAGAACACGCAGCAGTTTGACCTGCAGACTGGGAGAAGCGGTCGCGATTTCGTCCAGGAAGAGTGTGCCTCCGTCGGCCTGGAGGAACTTACCAATTTTGTCGTGCGTCGCTCCGGTAAACGAGCCGGCTTTGTGTCCGAACAATTCACTTTCGAGCAGCGTGTCAGGCAGTGCCCCACAGGCGACTTCGACGAATGGTTTGTTAGCACGATCGCTCAACTGATGAATGGCGCGGGCCGTCATTGTCTTACCGGTTCCGTTCTCTCCCAGAATCAGAACCGTGGTACGCGTATCGGCGACGCTTTCGATCAGATCGAACATCTTCTGCATTTTGTAGTCCTGTCCGACAATGTTAGACAGTCCATAGCGCTGATCGAGTTGCGCTTTGAGTGATTTGTTTTCTTCGACCACCTGTCGCTGATCCAGGCAGCGCTCGATGGTCAGACTGAGTTCTTCATCAATGACCGGCTTTGTGAGATATTCGAAGGCCCCGAGGCGGATTGCTTCCACTGCACTTTCGATCGTGCCATATCCGGTGAGCATAATCACGGCGGTATCGGGGGCATTCTGTTCAACCCATTCCAGCAGGTGGAATCCATCCTGGTCCGGAAGGTTGACATCACAGATCACGACTTCAAACGGAAATTCTTTCAGTCGTTCGATGGCATCGAGGCAGGTCAGAGAGGTCTCTGTACGGTGCCCCAGACTACGCAGATAGTCTGCCATGGCTTCCAGAATGTGTTGGTCGTCATCAACTACCAGTAATGAGCCTGAATTTGTCTTCATTGATTTATGTCTCGCCAAAAGGTGCTTGTAGCGTTGTAATCGTCGTACAACCGATTTGATGGATCAAAGTTAATTAGGATGTTGGATCTCACTGGAAACAGTGTCTGGCGCTGTCAGCGACCGTCCAGACGGTTCGACAGCGCAGATAGCGGAATCGCTCACCTGCTCCGGGGAGCTTGTGAAGAGAC
It encodes the following:
- a CDS encoding sigma-54-dependent transcriptional regulator, translated to MKTNSGSLLVVDDDQHILEAMADYLRSLGHRTETSLTCLDAIERLKEFPFEVVICDVNLPDQDGFHLLEWVEQNAPDTAVIMLTGYGTIESAVEAIRLGAFEYLTKPVIDEELSLTIERCLDQRQVVEENKSLKAQLDQRYGLSNIVGQDYKMQKMFDLIESVADTRTTVLILGENGTGKTMTARAIHQLSDRANKPFVEVACGALPDTLLESELFGHKAGSFTGATHDKIGKFLQADGGTLFLDEIATASPSLQVKLLRVLQDREFEAVGDTKTHSVDIRLILATNQDLEEMVAKGEFRQDLYYRVNVITLTQPALRERMSDIPLLVEHYLKVYNEQIGKSIKGFDPSAMQALLKYSWPGNVRELINVIERSVVLSKGEYIRVHDLPEQIRQEQSYSLSTETSSGGRSSLKNALANPERQIIIEALEANGWNRQNTSKALGINRTTLYKKMKKYEIDFEKQLMH